The following proteins come from a genomic window of Misgurnus anguillicaudatus chromosome 10, ASM2758022v2, whole genome shotgun sequence:
- the rps27.2 gene encoding 40S ribosomal protein S27.2: MPLAKDLLHPTPEEEKRRHKKKRLVQSPNSYFMDVKCPGCYKITTVFSHAQTVVLCVGCSTVLCQPTGGKARLTEGCSFRRKQH, from the exons ATGCCT CTTGCGAAGGACTTGTTGCACCCAACGCCAGAGGAGGAAAAGAGGAGACACAAGAAGAAGCGTCTCGTACAGAGCCCCAACTCCTATTTTATGGATGTCAAATGCCCAG GCTGTTATAAGATCACTACGGTGTTCAGTCACGCACAGACAGTGGTCTTGTGCGTAGGATGCTCTACAGTGCTGTGCCAGCCCACCGGAGGAAAGGCCCGCCTCACAGAAG GATGCTCGTTCAGGAGAAAGCAGCACTAG
- the rab13 gene encoding ras-related protein Rab-13, with amino-acid sequence MAKKYDFLFKLLLIGDSGVGKTCLIIRFAEDNFNSTYISTIGIDFKVKTIDVEGKKVKLQVWDTAGQERFKTITTAYYRGAMGIILVYDITDEKSYENIQNWMKSIKENASAGVSRMLLGNKCDIEAKRKVSKEVGEKLAKEHGIRFFETSAKLSINVEESFVSLARDILLKSNKKSGPTGREVKLTSTEKKSSKCLLL; translated from the exons ATGGCAAAGAAATACGACTTCCTTTTTAAATTGCTGCTGATTGGTGATAGCGGTGTTGGCAAGACGTGTTTGATCATCCGTTTTGCGGAGGATAATTTTAATTCAACATACATATCAACTATTG GTATTGACTTTAAAGTGAAAACCATTGACGTTGAAGGGAAGAAAGTAAAACTTCAAGTCTG GGACACAGCAGGACAGGAGAGGTTTAAGACCATCACTACTGCTTACTACAGAGGAGCCATG GGCATCATCCTTGTGTATGACATCACTGATGAAAAATCCTACGAGAATATTCAGAACTGGATGAAGAGCATCAAAGAA AACGCATCAGCAGGTGTAAGCCGGATGTTACTGGGCAACAAGTGTGACATTGAGGCCAAAAGGAAAGTGTCGAAGGAGGTGGGTGAGAAG CTTGCAAAGGAACATGGAATTCGATTCTTTGAGACTAGTGCAAAGTTAAGCATCAACGTTGAGGAG TCTTTTGTCTCTCTTGCTCGGGACATTTTGCTGAAATCAAATAAGAAGTCG GGTCCAACTGGTCGAGAGGTTAAACTTACCAGCACAGAGAAAAAGTCCTCCAAATGTCTTCTTCTTTAG